The sequence TAGTTTAGAATTAAATAAGAGTTTTTTGAGTTgtaaattttgttgaattagtAGAGTAGACTGTAATGTTGTTGCCCATGCTTCTGCTAAGCTGGCTAATAAGTCTAACCTCGCTGCTATTATTGATAATATTTGCAGGGCGGATTGTTTTTATGTGTTCCTTAGTTTTTTCCGTTAATAAAAGTTcagattatccaaaaaaaaaaaaaaactccaaaatttaAGAGCCTTGGAGTTCACACACCAGAGAATTACAATATTTCTCTGTGAGCATCAACGAGCAATCCCAATTCCCACACCCTTTGGTTCAAAATTTCCCAATTATTTCAATTctaaactttttgaaaactatgatcaaaaccgAACCTTAAAGTTACCACCATACTCCTCCATGATTGCCACCTGaattaaattagtttattttttattttttatattgagttAAAACTTATGACATCTGCTTTTGatggttgtgttttttattgttaaatgaATATACCAATTAGTTCTTAATATAAGTGATGATTGAACTCAAAATCTCTCATTCAAATATACAAGATTTATTAGTTAagttaattggaacccacaGTTAATTAGACTTCATtcaaactgttttttttttttttttttgatagatgttttttttttttttgtgtctgcATTCATTCAAACTGTTTTGATTAGCTTGAAccacacaaattttattttatcctcccttttttttttgtcatccaATTAGGATACGGTAAATAATGATGTTCACCTATACGTATACAACGAAAGATGGCGCATAATGGTTATTGGTTCCCCTTCATTTCATCATCGTTAATCCAACTCcataattatttctcaaaaaaaaaaaaaaaaaactccataaTTAAATGCGGTAGAAGAAGCTTTAAGCAACAGCAAATCCTAGACTTACCAATTACGAGCAGCCATGCCTATCAACAGGGCTTGGTCCTGCCTCAATGCTCaaaactattaattattatatccagataaatcaagttatacatattataattctttttctttttctttttttgataggtataaTTCTTTGTTATTGTTACAGACATCTGTACCActtaataattctttttattatattaaatttaaaaaaaaattctacgaTCAGATATTTTTTTTCGAGAGAGAGGGGTTATtacactattattattttttgttaggtAGAGAATTTATTGTTTATAGGACAATGATAAGGATGCATTTCGCAGGACCACCAAATTGCCCACTTGAGCGCGTGAATCGTGAAGTTTCCCTGGCATGCCGGCAACAAAAAATGATAGAACCACGATCATTTTATGCTACTAGTAAGTTGTATGCGATGCACCAATaatgttgtaattttttatgtaaatttgtttttagaaaatattatacatatattataacatatttattataaaattttgttagtaatgagtttatcataaaaaataataattataaatttcacacatatatctattataattattttgtttaagtaATGAGCAATAATTAAAACAACTTTGGAgtaatattgtataataaaagttgataaaaacgTATTAATTCATtctatattattgatttttattatgtaatgtaataaaaagcttttttattacgattttcttttcttcaatgcTTTGTTATTGTGGTATGGTGACGcttaccatttttatttcattatccAATTGATTTACACATTGTCTTTTTGAATATATCTTCTATATTTTGccataaatatatgaaaaactaTTGAATACTCtaagagtaccataaatgtgtactccccCTCTCTCAAATGAATTATAGGTcgtaccataaatttaattaatgggacCCATAATTATGTGAGATAAGATaatacacatttatggtactccaggAGTACTTAATAATCATCAGTTTCTCCATCTTAACCATTTGAAGTTTAGTTTGTCtgtatttgttcaatttttaagctttcatcacttttttcttttgttgcatCATTTGTGTTAATCACCAATGAATTGGCACGGGGAGATTCTTGATTGGATCTTACAAAGTTTGGACTTTGTCGCTAAGATTTTTCGTAAGTatttacatttatattaaatttcaatgatgtgacagtttttggtaaatgtttttattttttatttttgttaattttggaatagtgcaacaaaaagaattaatatagcatattggattgtgtatatttttttttcttccatacttttttgtcatttgaagGTGCATAAATAATCTTAACAactatataattttcaaaaccatcttttagattgaattcattcaaatgaagtaagaaaatccatttttttcctaatttttttttttcaaatcacgTGGGATTCCTTCTCTAatatcaataattttacaataatttaaataagttgtaTCTCAATTTATTTTCAGCAAGATCTCTTGTAGATTTATTTAGGTTTTCTCAGTATCTCGATCAAATAATAtgatgtattattatttttttacgtTAATGATGAGtataatttgaaatgattaacAAACCTGAGTCGTAGGATCTTATTCAATGCATTTTATCTTTACTATTGTCTTCATAGTATTTAAAGATAAATCCTCAtatgaaaattgttttgcatgtatttttggtatttcttgTATAGGATTATGTTTTTTACCATTcctattattgaattttttttaaagaaaatgttaatttaaTGGCATTTTGTAAGAtagtatatgctatttattatactttttgttattataaattttagaaatatgcACTTGTCAATAATTTCAACAACCTCAGGGATctcaagatttatatatatttttgttgcacTAGTCGATGACAGAGAATTTGTCTGCATAAATTGCATAGAACATTATTAATAGACAAAAGCATGAATTGAAATTGGGGAAAAATGGAGACgtaatttcatgagaatgagatTTTCTAGAAATATCATCTATACGTGGGGgaggaagaagagagtttataAGAGGGTAAGagtttttgctttgatttacaCATGAGAATTGTCAAACTTTGGTCATAATATGTAAGTAATAACTGGGCTTGAGTTTTTCATAAGATTTGGTTTACTTTTAAAAAGTAGTTCATTTTGTAGTGAATAACTTTCGGTCTAATTGTCAAGAACAGCTCATAATTGATAtaatagtaaagagaagttacTATGATCTAttgaataatagtaaaaatacttaataaaaataggtaaaaaatgctaaatttatataatagttAAAATAAGTTActatgacttattggataatagtaaaaaaaaaaaaaacttaatgaaaagagataaaaaaaaggttaaatgcAACATTAGAGTGCCACGTGGCAGGACCTCATGCACTCTCATATGAggtctctacttttatatatatatgtaaggacacgattctgtaacgaaccgtaacagtgttgggttcgcacatgAAATggcccaaacaacatcatttgtagagcgtgagtttgaaaagttaggccttggtcaccaggcggtgggtttttcgtggtgttcatgcatggttaagttttcttcacccctggagtctttttcctggaggtgggctgggaggctctggttttttaccatttttcccagcccctttcttagtgcacctacctttttattatatagtccgtcttggttgatcctagccctccacttgttggtcaagcaggtgcttatttctgtatccatcccatcaaccgttccctcttactttctactagttgcgaagatcgaagtttacaccgtccaaacgtcttttctcattaatcggatCTGGACGTTGGCatatgcatttaatgcggaggggatgcattttccttgatccaattttaCATCATGCTTCCCtgtgggccccattccactcatatccccttcagggggctgtttggggatagccttcaCCAAGACATTGGTCTTCCCTTTGAAattctggaatgccgaggataGGGTAGTTTCTTagccgttccccttgacacCCCGGCCATCGACTATTCGTTCTCGGCAAAATACCTCCTCGACACGGGctctgggcccagatagagtttgggccggattgtaaaCCTCCTGgacccacaatatatatatatatatatattgattgattgattgatttttgtcacaatttatATTGTGAGATGTGATTATGTGGATCTACTTTTTTTCTACCATTCATAATTCGATGTGCGGTGAATTTactgaattattttttatcatttataattCCCTGTGTGGTGAATTTACTAAACTATgacaaaaattgtataaaatgaTGTGGATATGTGGTCCTAGCATTGTTAGACTATTATGCGATTCAGAAATACGGAATACCCATAAATCTTAcatttaataggaaaaaaatttgagaacaatccgataaaaatatatcttcaactccacttaaaatgcTTACAAAATATGACACTTTTCTACTGATCCATATCTTCAAAACAAGCTTAtcatctgttttttttttttttaaagaaaaatattgacactagaccaacaaaaaaaaaccatgcatattttttctatttaccatctttttaaaaatacctatatcaaattatctattttatattacattttattaaaatatcaaacttaattattttttatgattgtttttattttatcacGTACAAAAATCATCATTCactatctttatttatttttgaaataagtgaaataaataaataaataattaaatgtaaaatgaaTACTGTCAAGTGTtaagtgtaaatttacacgattattagtaaaaaattcttataaattaatcatacattcattatttttttgcagaatCAATCCTACATTCATTAATGGGACTCATTTTAGACAAACACATTTTTCTATCATTCACCGAATCTCGTGCTCTTGGCCTCTTACACGTATACAGCTTTACACTACAGTACCAAGTATTATAACAATAACAGACCACCACAACGAATTGCAGTATTGCCACGTATGCAGCTCACTATAtctccgaaaaaaaaaagaaaaaaaaagaacgtgGCGGTGTTTCTTTGGACTATAAAAAAATCGGCGGGTGAACTCAGTACTGTGCAAAACAATAAACACAAAAGTGGATGGCTACCTGCCACTTTCCCCTTCTATGAAAAACACAAATTCAGaccccaaaaaaagaataaaaaaatggagatAAGCTCAGAGTTCCTCGATTAGCATACCCTGTTTTAGTAAATTTCAACCCAATAATAATCAATACCCCTCAAAACATTCTCAATACGACTCATTAAATTTGTAAATCCCCTCAAAATCTCCAATCGATCCCACCAGGTCGGCCGCTTTGTATAATTGCATTTGCAAATCGCATCGTTTCATATACTCATACACGCACCCACTCACCCAAACTTGGCTTCAATTCCAAGTCAAAGTCAAGTCCTCTAACCCAAAcaaccaaaccccaaaccccgaatttttttctcttccttatATACCCCTCCCAAATAGCCCTCAGAACGAACTAACCAAACCAGCCAAAATAGTATAGCCAAGGGGGGTTAAAGTCAGCGAGAGATGGCGTTATGTGACGCTGTGGTGGGGAACTTGGCGACGATCTACGTGGCGGTGATAGCTGGGATCAAGGCTTGTGGATTGGTCGGTGGGCGAAGCTTTGGCGCTGGGTTTGTGCTGATTGTGTCCACCGCTGTGGTGGGCCTCATCTTGATCGGCACGTTGACGTGGGACTTGTCTCGCAAGGCCACGTATGCGGTTTCCAAAGAACACGCCCACGAGATGTGCAAAGGCGGTATTTGCTGGCACGGCGTTGCGGTCAAGTCTCCGGCTTCTCAGGTCCGGTTTAGGCTTCCACAGCAAATTCCTTATGGCActttgta is a genomic window of Quercus lobata isolate SW786 chromosome 2, ValleyOak3.0 Primary Assembly, whole genome shotgun sequence containing:
- the LOC115977802 gene encoding uncharacterized protein LOC115977802, with amino-acid sequence MALCDAVVGNLATIYVAVIAGIKACGLVGGRSFGAGFVLIVSTAVVGLILIGTLTWDLSRKATYAVSKEHAHEMCKGGICWHGVAVKSPASQVRFRLPQQIPYGTL